One Rhododendron vialii isolate Sample 1 chromosome 2a, ASM3025357v1 genomic region harbors:
- the LOC131315541 gene encoding uncharacterized protein LOC131315541: protein MVGLRNIEEMESDEPIVQYSEEEFHWLNSSPLQLNSPPSQHTYSPRLFLNENISEEENPNEDFGLGCSEAAKDIDEVEAVGNIGSERTGDDCVMVDQLNSECLGKKKTKEKNPIGEKRNKKTNRVRIAIPLEDILQTKGMHSKDAAKYLRVSIAKLKSSCREYGIHRWLPRSEHKFIEQSLPNETCAVVGQEGIPQLSSHTVPSNQALTATVDTNSFLKRNFAATVFAYSSTREP, encoded by the exons ATGGTTGGGCTTAGGAACATTGAAGAAATGGAATCTGACGAGCCTATTGTACAATATTCCGAGGAGGAGTTCCACTGGTTGAATTCCTCTCCGTTGCAGTTGAATTCCCCTCCGTCGCAGCACACATATTCCCCTAGGCTCTTCCTAAATGAAAACATATCAGAAGAAGAGAACCCGAATGAAGATTTTGGATTGGGGTGCAGCGAGGCCGCGAAGGATATTGATGAAGTTGAGGCAGTTGGAAATATTGGTAGTGAGAGAACAGGGGATGATTGTGTAATGGTAGATCAGTTGAATTCTGAGtgtttgggaaaaaagaaaacaaaggaaaagaacccaattggagagaaaagaaacaagaaaacaaataggGTTAGAATTGCAATTCCTCTGGAGGATATCTTACAAACTAAGGGAATGCATAGCAAAGATGCTGCAAAATATCTCAGAG TTAGCATCGCTAAATTGAAAAGTTCTTGTCGGGAGTATGGTATCCACAGATGGCTACCTCGCAGTGAACACAAATTTATCGAGCAATCTCTCCCCAATGAAACTTGTGCGGTTGTCGGTCAAGAGGGAATCCCACAGTTGTCTTCTCATACTGTGCCTTCTAATCAAGCCTTGACGGCTACTGTTGACacaaatagttttttgaaaaggaatTTTGCTGCAACAGTTTTTGCCTACAGCTCAACAAGAGAACCCTGA